A portion of the Lolium rigidum isolate FL_2022 chromosome 1, APGP_CSIRO_Lrig_0.1, whole genome shotgun sequence genome contains these proteins:
- the LOC124654215 gene encoding alpha/beta hydrolase domain-containing protein 17C-like: protein MLSGCSVSSLAARFAFFPPDPPTYAVRKDEATGRLVASGVPRDNAMDVLLVDTRRGNKVVAFYLRNPCARLTVLYSHGNAADLGQLYDLFVQLKVNLKVNLMGYDYSGYGASTGKPSEENTYADIEAVYQCLETEYGISQENIILYGQSVGSGPTLHLASRLPRLRGVVLHSAILSGLRVVCHVNFTFCFDIYKNVKKIKKVKCPVLVIHGTDDDVVNWSHGNELWKLAREPYDPLWIKGGGHCNLELYPDFIRHLSKFIREMESVTTKTMLKKIRQSLQPTKAAHHVNTATTTTFTTNCCCRIRVRKPTCPSCNFSCSCCHGLRNCFTLPKCKCPARLSFSCRGCFKCCCCGGGAS, encoded by the exons ATGCTCTCGGGGTGCTCGGTGTCCAGTCTCGCGGCGAGGTTCGCCTTCTTCCCGCCGGACCCGCCCACGTACGCCGTCCGCAAGGACGAGGCCacgggccgcctcgtcgcctcgggcGTCCCCAGGGACAACGCCATGGACGTGCTGCTCGTCGACACCAGGAGGGGGAACAAGGTCGTGGCTTTCTACCTCAGGAACCCCTGCGCGCGCCTCACCGTGCTCTACTCGCACGGCAACGCCGCCGATCTCGGACAGCTCTACGATCTCTTCGTGCAGCTCAAGGTCAATCTCAAGGTCAATCTAATGGG ATATGACTACTCGGGGTACGGAGCATCTACTGGCAAG CCAAGTGAAGAGAATACATATGCAGATATTGAAGCAGTTTACCAGTGCTTAGAAACTGAGTATGGAATAAGCCAGGAAAACATTATCTTGTATGGACAATCTGTTGGGAGTGGGCCAACACTGCACTTAGCCTCTCGTTTGCCAAGATTACGTGGTGTGGTTCTCCACAGTGCTATATTGTCAGGCCTCCGTGTTGTTTGCCATGTGAACTTTACTTTCTGCTTTGACATTTACAAA AATGTCAAAAAAATAAAGAAGGTGAAATGCCCAGTGCTTGTTATTCAT GGGACTGATGATGATGTTGTGAACTGGTCACATGGTAATGAGCTGTGGAAACTGGCCAGGGAGCCGTATGATCCACTATGGATCAAAGGGGGCGGTCACTGCAATCTGGAGCTGTACCCTGACTTCATCCGCCACCTCTCCAAGTTCATCCGTGAAATGgaaagtgtcacaacaaaaaCAATGCTCAAGAAGATTCGACAGTCCCTGCAGCCAACAAAGGCTGCGCACCACGTGAACACCGCAACAACCACCACCTTCACCACTAACTGCTGCTGCCGTATCCGAGTCCGCAAACCGACCTGCCCCAGCTGCAACTTCAGCTGCAGCTGCTGCCATGGGCTGAGGAACTGCTTCACATTGCCAAAATGCAAGTGCCCAGCCCGCCTCTCCTTCAGCTGCAGGGGCTGCTTCAAGTGCTGCTGCTGTGGCGGAGGGGCGAGTTAA